A single genomic interval of Paenibacillus sp. J23TS9 harbors:
- a CDS encoding transporter substrate-binding domain-containing protein: MRKSWTMAAALLLTGVIAGCGSGAEKSANQAKEGTANASAGTVKKIVVGTGTAFPKICFIDENGKLTGFDVELVKEIDKRLPQYEFELQTQEFANLLLSLETKKIDFVAHEMEKNPEREQKYLFNKEPYAHWRNKIIVGKDNNSIQSLDDLKGKKVLTGATSAEAQILENYNKKNNNAINIVYQSGAAKDSVNQITTGRVEATVGADFSLPLIDPQGKLKTTGDDLSEADILFVFRKDDPEEQKLADDIDGAIKELKADGTLGNLSKQWLGSDFTADSKK, from the coding sequence ATGCGTAAATCATGGACAATGGCTGCAGCATTACTGCTCACGGGGGTAATTGCCGGATGCGGATCGGGAGCTGAAAAGTCAGCCAATCAAGCAAAGGAAGGAACTGCCAATGCGTCAGCGGGAACAGTGAAAAAGATAGTGGTGGGCACAGGTACAGCCTTTCCGAAAATCTGCTTTATCGACGAGAACGGTAAGCTGACCGGCTTTGACGTGGAGCTAGTCAAGGAAATTGATAAGCGGCTTCCACAATATGAGTTCGAGCTGCAAACCCAGGAATTCGCTAATCTCCTCCTCAGTCTGGAGACGAAAAAAATTGACTTTGTTGCTCACGAGATGGAAAAAAATCCGGAGCGAGAGCAAAAGTATTTATTTAATAAAGAGCCTTATGCCCACTGGAGAAACAAGATCATTGTTGGCAAGGACAATAATTCCATACAATCACTGGATGATCTGAAAGGGAAGAAGGTTTTGACCGGTGCAACAAGTGCCGAGGCTCAAATCCTGGAGAACTATAACAAGAAAAATAACAATGCCATCAACATCGTCTATCAAAGCGGCGCGGCCAAGGATTCCGTGAATCAGATTACGACCGGACGCGTGGAAGCCACGGTCGGTGCAGACTTCTCACTGCCGCTGATTGACCCGCAGGGCAAGCTGAAAACAACGGGGGATGATCTCTCGGAAGCGGATATCCTCTTTGTATTCCGTAAAGACGATCCGGAGGAGCAGAAGCTGGCGGATGACATCGACGGTGCGATCAAGGAACTGAAAGCAGACGGTACGCTGGGCAATTTGAGCAAACAGTGGCTGGGTTCGGATTTCACCGCCGATTCCAAGAAATAG
- a CDS encoding LysR family transcriptional regulator gives MNIENIEAFVYINHYGSFNKAADVLFLSQPTVTARIQSLERELDCRLFDRFGKQIQLTDKGKQFLPYAQQILQTYQKGKHHIHSKRATPNELRIGCTVSVSNYLMPHLLMRLNERFTDIKFKITTAPTDELAAKLSSRELDLAFVRKLMNPAFQSYPFFEDPIRLYVYKEHPLAAAGRASIRDIRHETLIFFECGSLDWMRIHRVFESLEQPPNIVFQVDNSETAKKLVLRRAGICFLPGLCVQQEVEAGLLVPVDITETTGIALQTNLITLNGEHTEFAEALLESGGRVLN, from the coding sequence ATGAATATTGAAAATATTGAAGCTTTCGTCTACATCAATCATTATGGAAGCTTTAACAAGGCAGCAGATGTGCTTTTCTTGTCCCAGCCTACCGTCACCGCACGGATCCAGTCGCTTGAGCGCGAGCTGGATTGCAGACTCTTCGACCGGTTCGGCAAGCAGATCCAGCTCACCGACAAAGGCAAACAGTTTCTTCCCTATGCTCAACAAATCCTCCAGACCTATCAAAAAGGCAAGCATCATATCCATTCCAAGCGCGCGACACCCAATGAACTGCGGATTGGCTGCACCGTGTCTGTGTCGAATTACTTAATGCCTCATTTGCTTATGCGGCTGAATGAAAGGTTTACGGATATTAAATTCAAAATCACGACGGCTCCCACAGATGAGCTCGCAGCCAAGCTGTCTTCCAGAGAACTAGATCTGGCGTTTGTACGAAAACTGATGAATCCTGCATTTCAGTCCTATCCTTTCTTCGAAGACCCGATCCGTTTGTATGTGTATAAGGAGCATCCGTTAGCTGCTGCCGGGAGGGCATCAATCCGCGATATCCGTCATGAAACACTTATTTTCTTCGAGTGCGGCTCACTCGATTGGATGCGGATCCACCGGGTATTCGAAAGCTTGGAGCAGCCCCCTAACATCGTGTTCCAGGTGGATAACTCCGAAACGGCCAAGAAGCTTGTGTTGCGCCGGGCTGGAATCTGCTTTCTCCCCGGGCTCTGTGTGCAGCAGGAAGTAGAGGCGGGTCTGCTTGTCCCTGTCGATATTACCGAAACGACGGGCATCGCCCTGCAAACCAACCTGATTACATTAAACGGAGAGCACACGGAATTCGCTGAAGCGCTGCTCGAATCGGGCGGAAGGGTACTAAATTAA
- a CDS encoding GNAT family N-acetyltransferase: MTTAQEIMIRDAEEFEQEAIAHVMLEAYQQYAFDLPEPRWEEYRNSIRDSVYGSGPHARIVAELDGEIVGSVQLFLSSEAAYGKPEMGLQSPIIRLLAVSPAVRGRGIATDLIKEAARRSVQLGASTLNLHTSDMMASAVQLYERLGFKRAYETDTRNGETLVKGYQLDLSSTSLLEPVV, from the coding sequence ATGACCACAGCACAAGAAATTATGATCCGCGATGCGGAGGAATTTGAGCAGGAGGCCATAGCGCATGTCATGCTCGAAGCCTATCAGCAGTATGCTTTCGACCTTCCGGAGCCGCGTTGGGAGGAATACCGTAATTCCATCCGTGACTCCGTATATGGCAGCGGTCCTCATGCCCGCATAGTTGCCGAGCTGGACGGTGAAATTGTTGGAAGTGTGCAGCTGTTTCTCTCCTCCGAGGCCGCGTATGGCAAGCCTGAAATGGGTTTACAATCGCCAATTATCCGGCTTCTTGCCGTGTCTCCTGCAGTCCGCGGACGAGGAATAGCCACGGATCTGATCAAGGAGGCTGCGCGCAGGTCCGTCCAGTTAGGTGCGTCCACCCTAAATTTGCATACATCGGACATGATGGCCTCAGCCGTACAATTATACGAACGTCTTGGCTTCAAGCGCGCTTATGAGACGGATACCCGGAACGGAGAAACGCTTGTAAAAGGATATCAGCTCGATTTGAGCTCAACTTCACTGCTCGAACCGGTTGTATAA
- a CDS encoding class I SAM-dependent methyltransferase produces the protein MEARESNREAWNGGAYSAWVNRFGTPEQAAERLKDNPVKSIQHLYKYFEEQVQGKSIMNLMGSNGIKGVALALLGAKVTVADFSYENQQYAEELARAAGVELRYVLSDVLQLPEEEFLLSYDTVFMENGILHYFKNLKPLFDCAARLLKPGGRLVVQDFHPISTKLISSSGTTAKIRKHKVTGDYFSTSLEASDVSFQKYLNSGENSSSNTVYLRKWTLGEIVTAVAESGLRIMSLEEMPNLSSEVYDKGIPKTFTIVAERIGS, from the coding sequence ATGGAAGCGCGCGAATCGAACAGAGAAGCATGGAATGGCGGGGCTTACTCGGCATGGGTGAACCGCTTTGGTACGCCTGAGCAGGCAGCCGAACGACTAAAGGACAATCCGGTCAAAAGCATTCAACATCTATACAAATATTTTGAAGAGCAGGTTCAGGGTAAAAGCATAATGAATCTGATGGGCTCCAATGGGATAAAAGGCGTTGCGTTAGCCCTGCTTGGAGCCAAGGTAACGGTTGCCGATTTTTCTTATGAAAATCAGCAGTATGCCGAGGAATTAGCCCGTGCCGCGGGGGTTGAACTCCGATATGTGTTATCGGATGTGCTGCAGCTTCCGGAAGAGGAATTTCTTTTGTCCTATGATACGGTTTTCATGGAAAACGGAATTCTGCATTATTTTAAGAATTTGAAGCCTCTTTTTGATTGCGCAGCTAGGCTGTTGAAACCAGGAGGCAGATTGGTGGTGCAGGATTTCCATCCTATTTCTACGAAGCTCATATCCTCCTCAGGGACGACGGCGAAGATCAGAAAGCATAAAGTGACAGGAGATTATTTCAGCACTTCCTTGGAGGCAAGTGACGTATCCTTTCAAAAGTATTTGAACAGCGGGGAGAATAGCAGTTCGAATACGGTCTATTTACGTAAATGGACGCTTGGAGAAATTGTGACTGCCGTGGCGGAATCAGGCCTCCGTATTATGTCTCTCGAAGAAATGCCCAATCTCTCCTCCGAAGTATATGACAAGGGGATTCCCAAGACATTTACTATTGTTGCTGAGAGGATCGGTTCATAG
- a CDS encoding phosphotransferase family protein: MNKSEGIIASGRTAELLAYEPQRVLKLFREEFPMRAVEQEFRVSREVYASGIRVPQPFEMKEHNGRMGIVYEEADGLTMLAAIFRDPGIIKEEAGRMARLHAEIHKRKVDGLPRQKAMLADKIMEAPFLMEDEKRRIIAGLDLLEDGSWLCHGDYHPDNIMLGHKEWIIDWMTAMSGSPAADVARTLLLLRTGTLPEELPPPVQELFAQIREQLTVEYLQEYMKLTDISHEQIERWMVPIAAARLVEWIPPEEKEQLLELIRAQAIDPE; this comes from the coding sequence ATGAACAAGAGTGAGGGGATTATTGCTTCTGGACGAACAGCCGAACTGCTGGCCTATGAACCGCAGCGGGTATTGAAGCTTTTTCGAGAGGAGTTCCCGATGAGGGCCGTAGAGCAGGAGTTCCGTGTCAGCCGGGAAGTGTATGCGTCTGGGATTCGGGTACCACAGCCTTTTGAGATGAAAGAACATAACGGACGTATGGGCATTGTTTATGAAGAGGCAGACGGATTGACCATGCTGGCAGCCATTTTCCGGGATCCTGGAATTATAAAAGAAGAAGCGGGGCGGATGGCGCGGCTTCATGCGGAGATACATAAGAGAAAAGTGGATGGACTTCCCCGGCAAAAGGCTATGTTGGCCGATAAGATTATGGAAGCACCTTTTTTGATGGAAGATGAGAAGCGCAGGATTATCGCTGGGCTTGATTTGCTGGAGGATGGCTCGTGGCTCTGCCATGGAGACTATCATCCGGATAATATTATGCTGGGGCATAAGGAGTGGATTATCGACTGGATGACGGCGATGAGCGGAAGTCCAGCCGCTGATGTCGCAAGAACTTTGCTCTTGCTTAGAACAGGAACACTGCCAGAAGAGCTGCCTCCTCCCGTTCAGGAGCTGTTTGCCCAAATTCGGGAGCAGCTGACGGTAGAGTATTTGCAGGAATATATGAAACTAACCGATATCTCACATGAGCAGATTGAACGCTGGATGGTTCCAATCGCTGCGGCACGCCTGGTGGAATGGATCCCGCCGGAAGAGAAGGAACAGCTCCTGGAGCTGATTCGGGCGCAGGCGATTGACCCCGAATAG
- a CDS encoding H-type small acid-soluble spore protein, with product MDVKRALEIYKDTTNIAVKLEGEPVWIENVDEVNGMATVQVGARPTNTQTVNVERLEEG from the coding sequence ATGGACGTTAAACGCGCGCTTGAGATCTATAAGGACACAACCAACATTGCTGTAAAGCTCGAAGGGGAACCCGTCTGGATTGAAAATGTGGATGAAGTGAACGGTATGGCTACCGTACAGGTGGGCGCAAGGCCAACCAACACTCAAACCGTCAATGTGGAGCGGCTGGAAGAAGGATAG
- a CDS encoding Ku protein yields MHTVWKGAISFGLVHVPVKMFSATEDKDISMRYVHKECGSPLSYVRKCPVCEKEVEWEEISKGYEYEKGKFVLFEKDELEQITDQANKSIAILDFVDLTEIDPIYFQKTYYLAPDQAGGNAYQLLKEAMQQSGKIGIAKISIRSKSSLAAIRVLENCLAIETMFYPDEIRPVTQVPNLPENVTVNEKELGMAQMLIDQLSEPFNPEKYTDDYRARLLELIEHKVTGQEIKIAPAKQETNVIDLMAALQASIEASRPASLATDPGKPKKAAKPKAKTAAAADDKQAAGAEGPKPKRRKTAKKNETVS; encoded by the coding sequence ATGCATACGGTTTGGAAAGGGGCCATCAGCTTCGGGCTGGTTCATGTGCCTGTCAAAATGTTTTCGGCGACGGAAGATAAAGATATCTCCATGAGATATGTGCATAAGGAGTGCGGAAGTCCCCTGTCCTATGTCCGCAAATGTCCGGTATGTGAGAAAGAGGTTGAGTGGGAGGAAATTTCCAAAGGATATGAGTATGAAAAAGGAAAGTTCGTCCTGTTTGAAAAGGATGAACTCGAGCAAATCACGGATCAGGCGAATAAATCGATCGCTATCCTAGATTTCGTGGACTTGACGGAGATCGATCCCATTTATTTTCAGAAAACATATTACTTAGCGCCTGATCAGGCTGGCGGTAACGCTTATCAGCTCCTGAAGGAAGCGATGCAGCAGAGTGGTAAAATCGGCATCGCCAAAATATCCATCCGCTCCAAAAGCTCCCTCGCGGCCATTCGCGTGCTGGAGAACTGCCTTGCTATTGAAACCATGTTCTATCCCGATGAGATCCGTCCGGTGACGCAGGTTCCGAACTTACCTGAAAATGTGACCGTGAACGAGAAAGAGCTCGGCATGGCCCAAATGCTAATTGACCAGCTGTCCGAGCCTTTTAATCCCGAGAAATATACTGATGATTACCGTGCGCGGCTGCTCGAGCTGATCGAGCATAAAGTCACGGGCCAAGAAATCAAGATCGCGCCTGCCAAGCAGGAAACGAATGTGATCGACCTGATGGCGGCCTTACAGGCCAGTATCGAAGCTTCCCGGCCGGCAAGCTTGGCTACCGATCCGGGCAAGCCTAAGAAAGCTGCCAAGCCTAAAGCCAAGACGGCAGCAGCCGCAGATGACAAGCAGGCCGCGGGCGCCGAAGGTCCTAAGCCGAAACGCCGCAAGACGGCCAAGAAAAATGAAACCGTCTCTTAA
- a CDS encoding RNA ligase family protein gives MKLRPVKPFEPIMTNIIPSGKRLIAQIKWDGVRMLVYHDSEGTELINRKGNNRTRQYPELMDTAAYCRADSFILDGEIIALVDGVPSFHQVMKRDSLRQEQQIRARVQQVPIVYMVFDILYLNGESVTNKPLHERQALLAKVLIPSPLVQSVPSYPDIPLLHEVSKQHQLEGIVVKDLDSAYAVGGKDKRWQKRKNILDLNAVVGGVTYRDGLVNALLLGLYDEEGKLIYIGHAGTGKLAVADWRRITEKATTMQQKDRPFANPSERQKGAVWIRPEWVVKVNFLEWTPGGTLRQPSIQAFVDSAPEDCKLDQ, from the coding sequence ATGAAGCTGCGTCCGGTTAAACCATTCGAGCCAATCATGACGAATATTATTCCCAGCGGGAAACGCTTGATCGCTCAGATCAAGTGGGATGGCGTACGCATGTTGGTTTACCATGACAGCGAGGGCACAGAGCTCATCAACCGCAAAGGCAACAACCGCACGCGGCAATATCCCGAGCTCATGGACACCGCTGCCTATTGCCGGGCGGACTCCTTTATACTGGACGGTGAGATTATCGCTTTGGTTGATGGCGTGCCTTCGTTTCATCAAGTGATGAAGCGGGACAGCCTGCGGCAAGAGCAGCAAATCCGCGCCCGCGTGCAGCAGGTTCCGATCGTATATATGGTATTTGATATTCTGTACCTCAACGGGGAATCCGTCACGAATAAGCCCTTGCATGAACGTCAGGCGCTGCTGGCTAAGGTCCTGATTCCAAGTCCGTTGGTACAATCTGTTCCGAGCTATCCGGATATCCCCCTACTGCATGAAGTATCCAAACAGCATCAGCTCGAAGGCATTGTCGTCAAAGACTTGGACAGCGCATACGCTGTGGGTGGCAAGGATAAGCGCTGGCAAAAGCGAAAGAACATTCTCGATTTAAATGCCGTGGTTGGCGGCGTCACCTACCGGGACGGTCTGGTGAACGCGCTGCTGCTCGGCCTTTATGATGAAGAAGGTAAGCTTATCTATATCGGGCATGCCGGAACCGGCAAGCTGGCAGTGGCAGACTGGCGAAGAATTACGGAGAAGGCTACGACTATGCAGCAAAAGGACAGGCCATTCGCCAATCCGTCGGAACGCCAAAAAGGGGCGGTATGGATCCGCCCCGAGTGGGTCGTAAAGGTGAACTTTCTTGAATGGACGCCCGGAGGCACACTGCGCCAACCGAGTATACAGGCCTTCGTGGATTCCGCTCCAGAGGACTGCAAGTTGGATCAATGA
- the ligD gene encoding non-homologous end-joining DNA ligase — translation MPRTVKGTITIEGHAIPITNPDKPLWPEMGITKAMYLQKLAALAPYLLRYCQNRLLTTIRYPHGVPGEFFYQKNAPEPLPPYVHTAEQEGIHYIVLNGLPELLWLGNLAALEFHPSLHYAGSTLPCEWMIDLDPSREVEPRIMEAASIVGNVLHSLGIDSVPKTSGATGVQIIVPIHEGITFDELRVIGLFVGRFVTEKHPELFTLERLKKNRGDRIYFDYLQHYQGKTLAAPYTPRARPGATVSTPLHWEEVRSNVSPLDFHLLNIEERLQKTGDLIASLPPQPVEKVIRHLNAK, via the coding sequence ATGCCACGTACCGTGAAAGGCACCATTACCATTGAAGGCCATGCCATTCCCATCACCAATCCAGATAAGCCGCTGTGGCCCGAAATGGGCATCACCAAGGCAATGTATCTGCAAAAGCTGGCTGCGCTCGCGCCTTATTTGCTGCGCTACTGCCAGAATCGGCTGCTCACAACCATCCGATATCCGCATGGGGTACCCGGTGAATTCTTTTATCAAAAAAATGCGCCCGAGCCGCTTCCGCCTTATGTCCATACGGCCGAGCAGGAAGGCATCCACTATATTGTGCTGAACGGTCTGCCTGAGCTGCTGTGGCTTGGCAATCTCGCAGCACTCGAGTTCCATCCATCCCTCCATTACGCCGGAAGCACCTTGCCGTGTGAGTGGATGATCGATCTGGATCCCTCACGGGAAGTCGAGCCGCGTATTATGGAAGCCGCATCCATCGTCGGTAATGTGCTTCATTCGCTGGGGATTGACTCGGTTCCCAAAACATCGGGAGCTACAGGCGTGCAAATTATTGTTCCTATCCATGAGGGGATTACTTTCGATGAGCTTAGGGTCATTGGACTTTTTGTAGGAAGGTTTGTCACTGAAAAGCATCCGGAGCTGTTCACGCTGGAGCGTCTAAAGAAAAACCGCGGCGACAGAATCTATTTTGATTACCTCCAGCATTATCAGGGTAAAACCCTTGCGGCACCGTACACCCCCCGGGCCAGACCCGGCGCTACAGTATCTACTCCGCTCCACTGGGAAGAGGTTCGGAGCAATGTGTCACCGCTGGATTTTCACCTGTTGAATATCGAAGAACGGTTGCAAAAGACCGGCGATCTCATCGCATCCCTGCCGCCGCAGCCTGTGGAGAAGGTCATCCGCCATTTGAACGCCAAATAA
- a CDS encoding YitT family protein, protein MAGSSNAQTADRAKLPHGQQQPLNAPTSKLRILSRIIAMLIGASMVAVALEIFLVNNSIIDGGITGISIMLAHLFHLPLGIFLTLLNIPFLFLGYKQIGKTFAFSTLGAVIVMSVGTALLEPVKPITFDPLLAAIFGGVILGAGVGLVIRAGGSTDGSEIVAILINKKTPFSVGEIIMFINVFILTSAGFVFGWNNAMYSLIAYFIAFKVIDITNEGIDQSKSVWIISDKYKEIGDALTQRLGRGVTYLEGEGAYSGDSKKVIFVVITRLEEAKLKSIVGDWDPDAFLAVGNIHDVKGGRFKKKDIH, encoded by the coding sequence ATGGCTGGATCTTCTAATGCCCAAACTGCGGATAGGGCCAAACTTCCGCATGGACAGCAGCAACCGCTTAACGCACCGACTTCTAAGCTTAGGATTTTATCGCGCATCATCGCCATGCTGATCGGAGCGAGTATGGTCGCTGTCGCACTGGAAATTTTTCTGGTGAACAACAGTATTATCGATGGCGGAATTACCGGTATCTCCATTATGTTAGCCCACCTCTTTCATTTGCCGCTTGGTATTTTTCTGACCTTACTCAATATTCCTTTTCTGTTTCTCGGTTATAAGCAAATTGGTAAAACCTTTGCATTCTCAACTCTCGGAGCCGTAATTGTCATGTCCGTAGGAACGGCACTGCTTGAGCCTGTAAAACCCATTACCTTTGATCCGCTCCTTGCCGCCATTTTCGGTGGTGTGATTCTTGGAGCAGGCGTAGGCCTGGTTATTCGTGCAGGGGGATCTACAGACGGTAGTGAAATCGTCGCGATTCTGATCAATAAGAAAACCCCTTTTTCCGTTGGCGAGATCATCATGTTCATCAACGTGTTCATTCTCACCAGTGCGGGCTTTGTGTTCGGCTGGAATAATGCCATGTATTCACTCATCGCCTATTTCATCGCTTTTAAAGTGATTGATATCACCAACGAAGGTATCGACCAATCCAAATCTGTATGGATCATCAGTGACAAATACAAAGAGATTGGTGATGCTCTGACCCAGCGTCTTGGACGCGGCGTGACTTATCTGGAGGGTGAGGGTGCCTACTCAGGTGACAGCAAAAAAGTAATTTTCGTTGTCATCACCCGCCTTGAAGAAGCAAAACTGAAGTCGATCGTCGGTGACTGGGACCCGGACGCGTTTCTTGCGGTTGGTAATATCCATGACGTTAAGGGTGGCAGGTTTAAGAAAAAGGATATTCATTAG
- a CDS encoding YnfA family protein, which translates to MRSLFLFLAAGLAEIGGGYLVWLWIKESRPWWYGLVGALVLILYGIIPTLQHFPSFGRVYAAYGGVFIVLALLWGWGIDKNTPDLYDWIGAAFCLVGVSIILWAPRS; encoded by the coding sequence ATGAGATCATTATTTTTATTTTTAGCTGCCGGTCTGGCAGAGATTGGCGGAGGTTACCTGGTATGGCTTTGGATTAAGGAGTCCAGACCTTGGTGGTATGGATTGGTTGGCGCTTTGGTGCTGATTTTGTACGGTATTATCCCCACACTGCAGCATTTCCCCTCTTTCGGGCGCGTTTATGCCGCGTACGGTGGTGTCTTCATTGTACTTGCCCTCCTATGGGGATGGGGGATCGACAAAAACACCCCGGACCTGTACGACTGGATCGGGGCTGCATTTTGCCTGGTAGGCGTTTCTATCATCCTGTGGGCTCCCCGCTCCTGA
- the cls gene encoding cardiolipin synthase, protein MVWLLFALIIFIFQIATILLFEFHNPSKTVAWMFILFCCPIIGFVVYYFVAQDYKARRRVRTRGSRLFRQMRSILWSQAVTVKKIEEMHNPEFEHQERLFNLLSRLSESPITGCNTSRVLTDGEEAFGAMLKAMEAAKEHIHIEFYIFRHDVIGTQFQEIMIRKAKEGVKVRFMCDGLGSYKLKREFVNKLKEAGVEFHFFLPPLLAFIDRRINYRNHRKIIVVDGTTGFVGGMNVGDDYLGQYPKMGYWRDTHMKIEGDAVYFLQNVFLNDWQLASGEKIVDPALFPEHECEAGEQIQIVSSGPDQNWNAIQELCFSAISVAKKRIWITSPYFIPDPSIYEGLKTAAVSGVDVRIIIPWRSDSRLVHLASLSYVEELLLAGVRFYQYQKGFIHAKVMIVDDMLASVGTANMDMRSFFCNFELTAVLFEQSAIDRLTADFEEDMRVSHEIMKKEFQERAFLHKKAEMLCRMLSPLL, encoded by the coding sequence ATGGTGTGGCTGCTGTTCGCACTAATTATTTTTATTTTTCAGATCGCTACCATTTTGCTGTTCGAGTTCCATAATCCTTCCAAAACGGTTGCATGGATGTTTATTCTTTTCTGCTGCCCGATTATCGGTTTTGTCGTCTACTATTTTGTAGCTCAGGATTATAAGGCGCGCAGGAGGGTACGTACCCGGGGCTCGCGGCTGTTCCGCCAAATGCGTTCCATACTGTGGAGCCAGGCGGTGACGGTCAAGAAAATAGAAGAGATGCATAATCCCGAATTCGAGCATCAGGAGCGTCTGTTCAATCTGCTGTCACGACTATCGGAAAGCCCGATCACAGGCTGTAATACCAGTAGGGTGCTGACGGATGGGGAAGAAGCGTTTGGTGCCATGCTGAAGGCAATGGAAGCGGCGAAAGAGCATATACATATCGAGTTTTATATTTTCCGGCATGATGTCATTGGGACCCAATTTCAGGAGATCATGATCCGCAAGGCGAAGGAAGGCGTCAAAGTCCGTTTCATGTGCGATGGACTGGGCAGTTACAAATTGAAGCGGGAGTTTGTGAACAAACTTAAGGAGGCAGGAGTGGAGTTTCATTTTTTCCTCCCGCCACTGCTGGCCTTTATCGACCGGCGCATCAATTACCGGAACCACCGGAAGATCATTGTGGTGGACGGAACGACGGGATTCGTGGGCGGGATGAACGTCGGGGATGATTACCTGGGGCAATATCCTAAAATGGGTTACTGGAGAGACACGCATATGAAGATCGAAGGGGATGCCGTCTATTTTCTACAAAACGTGTTTTTGAATGACTGGCAGCTGGCTTCAGGGGAAAAGATCGTCGATCCTGCGCTCTTTCCCGAGCATGAATGCGAAGCGGGCGAACAGATTCAGATTGTCAGCAGCGGTCCCGATCAGAACTGGAATGCGATTCAGGAGCTATGCTTCTCAGCCATTTCCGTTGCGAAAAAAAGAATCTGGATCACTTCGCCTTACTTTATTCCGGATCCGAGCATTTATGAGGGACTGAAGACAGCTGCTGTCAGCGGAGTGGATGTGCGAATTATCATTCCGTGGAGATCGGACTCAAGGCTGGTCCACCTGGCTTCGCTGTCCTATGTGGAGGAGCTGCTGCTGGCCGGAGTCCGGTTCTACCAATACCAGAAGGGCTTCATTCATGCAAAGGTGATGATCGTGGATGATATGCTGGCTTCGGTGGGTACCGCTAATATGGATATGCGCAGCTTTTTTTGTAATTTCGAGCTTACCGCCGTGTTATTCGAACAGTCAGCAATCGACCGGCTCACTGCGGACTTTGAGGAGGATATGCGGGTCAGTCATGAAATAATGAAGAAGGAATTTCAGGAGCGGGCATTTTTACATAAAAAAGCAGAAATGCTCTGCCGCATGTTATCTCCACTCCTGTAG
- a CDS encoding M23 family metallopeptidase, which translates to MKSATANRRMTLLVMRDAQHSVKQIHLSKPLMLAVPAAAVLSLSGLVLAMQAHSSQVITQLEQKVNLENVKNLQLQGSVNSREQSIERLQNEIIKLSSQAKDMQLKMEHVDELEQQLQQFIDKHSTSMSTDDSAVKASSLSWDASEHVGGEFIAVHENEMLDLAQETKDDFQEMQELLKAMESQVPHTLKKAQETQTQISGNPTLWPTSSQVLTSSFGYRTDPFTGKAAFHAGIDIAGENGGPVYAAGAGKVVTADESGARGRYIIIEHPNGLQTWYMHLSKIQVDVGESVDKGEQIALLGSTGRSTGPHLHFQVVKNDKPINPLPYIRPEKSELN; encoded by the coding sequence ATGAAAAGTGCAACCGCGAATCGACGTATGACACTTCTGGTCATGCGGGATGCCCAGCATTCGGTGAAGCAGATTCATCTGTCCAAACCATTGATGTTGGCTGTACCCGCAGCCGCGGTCCTCTCGCTGTCCGGTCTCGTTCTTGCCATGCAGGCCCATTCCTCCCAGGTGATTACCCAGCTGGAGCAGAAGGTTAACCTGGAAAACGTGAAGAACCTTCAGCTTCAAGGCTCGGTCAACAGCCGCGAGCAATCTATCGAGCGACTGCAAAATGAAATTATTAAGCTTTCGTCCCAGGCCAAGGATATGCAACTAAAAATGGAGCATGTGGATGAGCTCGAGCAGCAGCTGCAGCAGTTTATCGACAAACACAGCACAAGCATGTCCACGGATGATTCCGCTGTTAAAGCGTCTTCCCTGTCCTGGGATGCTTCAGAGCATGTCGGGGGCGAGTTCATTGCCGTGCATGAGAATGAAATGCTGGATCTGGCCCAGGAGACGAAAGACGACTTTCAGGAAATGCAGGAGCTGCTGAAAGCAATGGAAAGCCAGGTCCCCCACACGCTGAAAAAAGCCCAGGAAACCCAGACGCAGATATCAGGTAACCCCACGTTATGGCCTACCTCATCCCAAGTGCTGACATCAAGCTTCGGCTACCGGACTGATCCTTTTACAGGTAAAGCCGCCTTCCATGCAGGTATTGATATTGCCGGCGAGAACGGTGGTCCTGTCTATGCGGCAGGTGCCGGCAAAGTGGTCACAGCGGATGAAAGCGGCGCACGCGGCCGCTATATCATTATCGAGCATCCGAATGGGCTGCAAACCTGGTATATGCATCTCAGTAAAATTCAAGTGGATGTGGGCGAATCGGTAGATAAAGGCGAGCAGATCGCCCTCCTCGGCTCGACCGGCCGCAGTACCGGTCCGCATCTTCATTTTCAGGTGGTCAAGAATGATAAGCCTATTAATCCACTCCCGTATATCCGTCCGGAAAAATCCGAATTGAATTAA